The Hymenobacter baengnokdamensis genome includes a region encoding these proteins:
- a CDS encoding glycosyltransferase family 4 protein, with protein sequence MHILQLCPRVPYPPHDGGAIAMYETARGLAQAGHRVTVLAANTPKHYQPADALAHLGPNVRLVVVDVDTRIRPLAALKNLLFSRQPYNIERFVSPDLLARLLEILRQEAVDIIQFEGTQVAPYRRLLHQAAADTQLRLPPLILRAHNIEYTIWQMLAARAGNPLKKWYLQELSDRLAQYERAELPRFSAIAAITEQDAQRLRSMECEAPITFIPASFDLSRWQPAAAPPQPRTLFAIGSLNWLPNLEGLDWFLREVWPQAHAELPELELHLAGSHPPASLVGRAPGQDNVYVHGFVASAAAFMQRYELMLVPLLSGGGMRVKLVEGLALGKPVLSTTLGAEGIAARNDENMLLRDGAAAWQQALRDYYHGQLPLAALGREAARTAHAEYDTRQVTQRLTDLYRQVLGPHVRPGALAATPQ encoded by the coding sequence ATGCACATTCTGCAACTTTGTCCGCGCGTTCCGTATCCGCCGCACGATGGCGGGGCGATTGCCATGTACGAAACGGCCCGCGGACTGGCCCAGGCCGGGCACCGGGTAACGGTGCTGGCCGCCAACACCCCCAAGCACTACCAGCCCGCCGATGCGCTGGCCCATCTGGGGCCCAACGTGCGCCTGGTAGTGGTAGACGTGGATACGCGCATCCGGCCGCTGGCAGCCCTCAAAAACCTGCTTTTTAGCCGGCAGCCCTATAATATCGAGCGGTTTGTCAGCCCCGACTTGCTGGCCCGGCTGCTCGAAATTCTGCGACAAGAGGCTGTCGATATCATCCAGTTTGAGGGCACGCAGGTAGCGCCCTACCGCAGGCTGTTGCACCAGGCCGCTGCCGACACTCAGCTACGCCTGCCGCCGCTCATTCTGCGGGCGCATAATATAGAATATACAATTTGGCAGATGCTGGCCGCCCGGGCCGGCAATCCACTAAAAAAATGGTACTTGCAGGAGCTGTCTGACCGGCTGGCGCAGTACGAGCGGGCCGAGCTGCCGCGCTTTAGTGCCATAGCGGCCATCACCGAGCAGGATGCCCAGCGCCTGCGCAGCATGGAGTGTGAGGCCCCGATTACCTTTATTCCGGCCAGTTTCGACCTCAGCCGCTGGCAGCCGGCTGCTGCGCCGCCCCAGCCGCGTACGCTCTTCGCCATCGGCTCGCTCAACTGGCTGCCCAACCTCGAAGGCCTCGACTGGTTTTTGCGCGAAGTATGGCCCCAGGCCCACGCCGAGCTGCCAGAGCTGGAGCTGCACCTTGCCGGCTCGCATCCGCCGGCCTCCCTGGTCGGGCGGGCGCCGGGGCAGGATAATGTCTATGTGCACGGCTTCGTGGCGTCGGCCGCTGCCTTTATGCAGCGCTACGAGCTGATGCTGGTGCCGCTGCTCAGCGGCGGCGGCATGCGGGTAAAGCTGGTTGAAGGCCTGGCGCTGGGCAAGCCCGTGCTCAGCACCACGCTGGGAGCCGAGGGCATTGCAGCGCGCAACGACGAAAATATGCTGCTGCGCGATGGCGCCGCCGCCTGGCAGCAGGCGCTGCGCGACTACTACCACGGCCAGCTGCCGCTGGCGGCGCTCGGCCGCGAAGCCGCCCGCACGGCCCACGCCGAATACGATACCCGCCAGGTAACGCAGCGCCTGACCGACCTCTACCGCCAGGTGCTGGGCCCGCATGTGCGGCCCGGCGCCCTGGCTGCTACGCCGCAGTAA
- a CDS encoding glycosyltransferase, translated as MRLLVLLSRFPYPLDKGDKLRAFHQLRYLAAQGHTICLLALSDEVVPAAALAAVRPLCRGGLQVHRLGRLARGQGLAQALATAGRPLQVGYFYEAGAQRLVDKLLADFRPDHVYCQLIRMAEYLRPHAGRVAMTLDYMDVFSAGVARRLATAPAWQRPTLALEARRLAAYEAEAFGWFRHHTIISDQDRQLIRHPQHQQITVVPNGIALDYFQPRPPAAKTHDLLFCGNMGYYPNVDAACFLADDILPLVQQRHPGARLLVAGTTPAPRVQALARRPGVEVSGWLPDIRTAYAQARVFVAPMRVGTGLQNKLLEAMAMQLPCVTTPLANNALRGEPGRQLLVAEGAPALADALSSLLADEPAAARLAAAGRTFVAETYDWAAATRQLENLFRDTC; from the coding sequence ATGCGCCTACTTGTACTGCTTTCGCGCTTTCCGTATCCGCTCGACAAGGGCGACAAGCTGCGGGCGTTTCACCAGCTGCGCTACCTGGCTGCCCAGGGCCACACAATCTGCCTGCTGGCCCTCAGCGATGAGGTAGTACCCGCTGCCGCGCTGGCGGCCGTACGGCCGCTGTGCCGGGGAGGGCTGCAGGTGCACCGGCTGGGCCGGCTGGCGCGGGGCCAGGGGCTGGCCCAGGCTCTGGCTACCGCCGGGCGGCCTTTGCAGGTGGGCTACTTCTACGAAGCTGGGGCCCAGCGCCTGGTAGATAAGCTGCTGGCTGATTTTCGGCCCGACCATGTCTATTGCCAGCTTATCCGGATGGCCGAATACCTGCGCCCCCACGCCGGCCGGGTAGCCATGACCCTCGATTACATGGACGTATTCTCGGCTGGGGTGGCCCGGCGCCTGGCTACGGCCCCGGCCTGGCAGCGCCCGACACTGGCCCTGGAAGCCCGCCGGCTGGCGGCTTACGAAGCCGAGGCGTTTGGCTGGTTTCGGCACCATACCATTATCAGCGACCAGGACCGCCAGCTTATCCGGCACCCGCAGCACCAGCAGATTACGGTAGTGCCCAATGGCATTGCGCTCGACTACTTTCAGCCCCGGCCGCCGGCTGCCAAAACCCACGACCTGCTCTTTTGCGGCAACATGGGCTACTATCCTAATGTAGACGCTGCCTGCTTTCTGGCCGATGACATTTTGCCCCTCGTGCAGCAGCGCCACCCCGGCGCCCGGCTATTGGTAGCCGGCACCACGCCCGCGCCCAGGGTGCAGGCGCTGGCCCGCCGCCCCGGCGTGGAAGTAAGCGGCTGGCTGCCCGATATTCGCACCGCCTACGCCCAGGCGCGGGTATTTGTAGCGCCGATGCGCGTGGGCACGGGCCTCCAAAACAAGCTGCTCGAAGCCATGGCCATGCAGCTGCCCTGTGTAACTACCCCACTGGCCAACAATGCCTTGCGCGGCGAGCCGGGCCGGCAGCTGCTCGTGGCCGAAGGTGCGCCGGCCCTGGCCGATGCCCTCAGCAGCTTGCTGGCCGATGAGCCGGCCGCGGCCCGGCTTGCCGCCGCCGGCCGCACCTTTGTAGCCGAAACCTACGACTGGGCCGCGGCCACGCGCCAGCTTGAGAACTTGTTTCGGGATACTTGTTAA
- a CDS encoding bifunctional 3,4-dihydroxy-2-butanone-4-phosphate synthase/GTP cyclohydrolase II: protein MLDTIESAIEDIRAGKVIIVVDDEDRENEGDFICAARSATPEVINFMATHGRGLVCAPLTAERCDELGLDLMVGRNTALHATPFTVSVDLLTNGVTTGISASDRSKTILALIDPATKAEDLGKPGHIFPLKARKEGVLRRAGHTEAAVDLARLAGFEPAGVLVEILKEDGEMARLPDLRLVAEQWGLKLISVQDLIKYRLAQESLIQREITVKMPTQFGDFDLYAYTQRSNGVQHLALVKGDISGPEPVLVRVHSSCITGDIFGSCRCDCGPQLHKAMQQIDREGRGAIIYMNQEGRGIGLLNKLKAYKLQEAGRDTVQANEDLGFRGDERDYGVGAAILRDLGIRQMRLLTNNPKKRTGLLGYGLEITETVPIEIVPNKHNHSYLTTKRDKMGHDILQAMKPDTAA from the coding sequence ATGCTAGACACCATTGAATCGGCCATTGAAGACATTCGCGCCGGCAAGGTCATTATCGTTGTCGACGACGAAGACCGCGAAAACGAGGGCGATTTCATCTGCGCGGCCCGTTCGGCCACGCCCGAGGTTATCAATTTTATGGCCACCCACGGCCGCGGCCTCGTGTGCGCCCCCCTCACCGCTGAGCGCTGCGACGAGCTGGGCCTCGACCTGATGGTGGGCCGCAATACGGCCCTGCACGCCACGCCCTTCACGGTAAGCGTCGATTTGCTGACCAACGGCGTAACCACCGGCATCTCGGCTTCCGACCGCTCCAAGACCATCCTGGCCCTTATCGACCCGGCAACGAAGGCGGAGGATTTGGGCAAGCCCGGCCATATATTTCCGCTTAAAGCCCGCAAGGAAGGGGTGCTGCGCCGCGCCGGCCACACGGAGGCCGCCGTCGATTTGGCGCGCCTGGCGGGCTTTGAGCCGGCCGGCGTGCTGGTCGAGATTTTAAAGGAAGACGGGGAGATGGCCCGCCTGCCCGACCTGCGCCTCGTGGCCGAGCAGTGGGGGCTGAAGCTGATTTCGGTGCAGGACCTCATCAAATACCGCCTGGCCCAGGAAAGCCTTATTCAGCGCGAAATCACGGTGAAGATGCCCACCCAGTTTGGCGACTTCGACCTCTATGCCTACACGCAGCGCTCCAACGGGGTGCAGCACCTGGCGTTGGTAAAAGGGGATATTTCCGGCCCGGAGCCGGTGCTGGTGCGCGTGCACAGCTCGTGTATCACCGGCGATATCTTCGGCTCGTGCCGCTGCGACTGCGGCCCCCAGCTGCACAAGGCCATGCAGCAGATTGACCGGGAGGGCCGCGGGGCCATCATCTACATGAACCAGGAGGGCCGCGGCATCGGGTTGCTCAATAAGCTCAAGGCCTACAAGCTGCAGGAGGCCGGGCGCGATACCGTGCAAGCCAACGAAGACCTGGGCTTCCGGGGTGATGAGCGCGACTACGGCGTGGGCGCGGCCATCCTACGCGACCTCGGCATCCGGCAGATGCGCCTGCTCACCAACAACCCCAAAAAGCGCACTGGCCTGCTCGGCTATGGCCTCGAAATAACCGAAACCGTACCCATTGAAATCGTGCCCAACAAGCACAATCACTCATACTTAACCACCAAGCGTGACAAGATGGGCCACGACATCCTGCAAGCTATGAAGCCCGACACAGCGGCGTAA
- a CDS encoding M14 family zinc carboxypeptidase, which translates to MFLASLLLATSLMTPAPAPRFSTPFERDPHHNTTATYAECIGFYKELAATYPATMQLREAGPTDSGQPLHEVVLSADGTFEPAASRAKGRPVLFIQNGIHPGEPEGIDASMLLARNLLREKKLQALLQQVTVVIIPAYNIDGMLNRNSTTRVNQNGPAEYGFRGNARHLDLNRDFVKQDSRNARSFAALFQKWRPEIFVDTHTSNGADYQYTITLIPTQPDKLGPVLGPYLQDKLLPALYKGMNQKKWPMTPYVDFEGETPESGLRAFLESPRYSTGYAALFNTIGFMPETHMLKAFGPRVQATYDLLLTYLETVAAQAPALLAARAEADRALAAQTQFPLAWALTDTATTTVQFRGYEAGHKPSAVSGKPRLYYDRTRPYVRPVSYYNTARATATVTAPAAYVIPAAWGEVAENLRRNGVVLRSLVQPLTGPAEVYTIGDFKTTPRPYEGHYLHSQVRMLTTPEPHATLAAGDYLAVLAEQGPAARYLVQALEPQATDSFFAWGFFDSILQQKEHYSDYVFEDLAADFLTRNPAVRQQLEDAKKTDAALAASGPAQLEWVYQHSPYAEPGYRRYPVLRWLGAVPR; encoded by the coding sequence ATGTTCCTGGCTTCCCTCCTACTCGCCACCTCGCTCATGACCCCGGCCCCCGCCCCGCGTTTCAGTACGCCCTTCGAGCGCGACCCGCACCACAACACCACCGCTACCTACGCCGAGTGCATCGGCTTTTATAAAGAGCTGGCCGCCACCTACCCGGCTACCATGCAACTGCGCGAGGCCGGCCCCACCGATAGCGGCCAGCCCCTGCACGAGGTTGTGCTCTCGGCCGATGGCACCTTTGAGCCGGCCGCCAGCCGGGCGAAGGGCCGGCCGGTGCTGTTCATCCAGAACGGCATCCACCCCGGCGAGCCCGAGGGCATCGACGCCAGCATGCTGCTGGCCCGCAACCTGTTGCGCGAGAAAAAACTTCAGGCGCTGTTGCAACAGGTAACGGTCGTCATCATCCCGGCCTACAACATCGACGGGATGCTGAACCGCAACTCGACCACCCGCGTGAACCAGAACGGGCCAGCCGAGTACGGCTTCCGGGGCAATGCCCGCCACCTCGACCTGAACCGCGACTTCGTGAAGCAGGATTCGCGCAATGCGCGCTCGTTTGCGGCGCTGTTTCAGAAGTGGCGGCCCGAGATTTTTGTGGACACGCACACGTCTAATGGCGCTGATTACCAGTATACCATTACGCTCATCCCGACCCAGCCCGACAAGCTGGGACCGGTGCTAGGGCCGTATCTGCAAGACAAGCTACTGCCCGCGCTCTACAAAGGCATGAACCAGAAAAAGTGGCCCATGACGCCCTACGTCGACTTTGAGGGCGAAACGCCCGAGAGCGGCCTGCGGGCTTTCCTGGAAAGCCCGCGCTACTCTACCGGCTACGCGGCCTTGTTCAACACCATCGGCTTCATGCCGGAAACACACATGCTGAAAGCGTTCGGGCCTCGCGTGCAGGCTACCTACGACCTGCTGCTCACCTACCTCGAAACCGTGGCCGCCCAGGCGCCCGCGCTGCTCGCCGCCCGCGCTGAGGCCGACCGGGCGCTGGCCGCCCAAACGCAGTTTCCGCTGGCCTGGGCTCTCACCGACACGGCCACCACTACGGTGCAGTTTCGCGGCTATGAGGCCGGCCACAAGCCCAGCGCCGTGAGCGGCAAACCGCGCCTGTATTATGACCGCACCCGGCCCTACGTCCGGCCCGTGAGCTACTACAACACGGCCCGCGCCACGGCTACGGTTACCGCGCCGGCAGCCTATGTCATTCCGGCCGCCTGGGGCGAAGTAGCGGAAAACCTGCGCCGCAACGGCGTAGTGCTGCGCTCACTAGTGCAGCCCCTTACCGGGCCGGCCGAGGTGTACACTATCGGCGATTTTAAAACTACCCCCCGGCCCTACGAGGGCCACTACCTGCACAGCCAGGTGAGGATGCTGACTACCCCGGAGCCTCACGCAACGCTGGCCGCCGGCGACTACCTGGCCGTGCTGGCCGAGCAGGGTCCGGCCGCCCGCTACCTCGTGCAGGCCCTGGAGCCGCAGGCCACCGACTCGTTTTTCGCCTGGGGCTTTTTCGACAGCATCCTGCAGCAGAAAGAGCACTACTCCGACTATGTGTTTGAGGATTTAGCCGCCGATTTTCTAACCAGGAACCCCGCCGTACGCCAGCAGCTCGAAGACGCTAAAAAGACCGATGCTGCCCTGGCTGCCAGCGGTCCGGCGCAGCTGGAGTGGGTGTACCAGCACTCGCCCTATGCCGAGCCCGGCTACCGCCGCTACCCGGTGCTGCGCTGGCTGGGCGCGGTGCCCCGGTAG
- the surE gene encoding 5'/3'-nucleotidase SurE, with amino-acid sequence MSSRPLILISNDDSLTAPGIAHLVRLMRELPAEIVVVAPASPQSGMGHAITIGHPLRLDKSTLFGPDVEAYACTGTPADCVKIAKHYILKDRRPDLVVSGINHGSNSSVNVLYSGTMSAAIEAAIEGLPAIGFSLCEYGDDADFSHVGPWVLEVCRQALAHGIPAGTALNVNIPKNSAGPIQGIRLARQARAKWQESFEQRHDPYRRPYYWLLGEFVNQDLGLDTDEAALAEGFVSVVPCQFDLTSYVGLAAMAQGWQLALPASSAAAAPPQPVPGEDYGPATR; translated from the coding sequence ATGTCTTCCCGCCCCCTCATCCTTATCTCCAACGACGACAGCCTGACGGCACCCGGCATTGCGCACCTGGTGCGCCTCATGCGCGAGCTGCCCGCCGAAATAGTGGTGGTGGCTCCGGCCAGCCCGCAGTCGGGCATGGGCCATGCCATTACCATCGGCCACCCGCTGCGGCTCGACAAATCTACCCTTTTCGGCCCCGATGTAGAGGCCTACGCCTGCACCGGAACGCCGGCCGACTGCGTAAAAATAGCTAAACACTATATATTGAAAGACCGTCGGCCCGACCTCGTCGTGTCGGGTATCAACCACGGCTCCAACTCGTCGGTGAACGTGCTGTATTCGGGCACCATGTCGGCGGCGATTGAGGCGGCCATTGAGGGGCTGCCGGCCATTGGCTTTTCGCTCTGCGAATACGGCGACGACGCCGACTTTTCGCACGTGGGCCCCTGGGTGCTGGAGGTGTGCCGGCAGGCGCTGGCGCACGGCATTCCGGCCGGCACGGCCCTGAATGTGAATATTCCCAAAAATTCGGCCGGGCCAATTCAGGGCATCCGGCTGGCGCGCCAGGCCCGCGCCAAGTGGCAGGAGAGCTTTGAGCAGCGCCACGACCCCTACCGCCGCCCTTATTACTGGCTGCTGGGCGAGTTCGTAAACCAGGACCTGGGCCTCGACACCGACGAAGCCGCCCTGGCCGAAGGGTTTGTGTCGGTAGTGCCCTGCCAGTTTGACCTTACCAGCTACGTCGGCCTGGCGGCCATGGCGCAGGGCTGGCAGCTCGCGTTGCCGGCCAGCAGCGCCGCGGCTGCGCCCCCGCAACCCGTGCCGGGGGAGGATTACGGCCCCGCCACCCGGTGA
- the corA gene encoding magnesium/cobalt transporter CorA, which produces MARTAPGPAAPSREARRQALYQNVGQHPGTLHVPPESLKPRLFLMSYDESVHEEAEYTDRYDELLHYLSGQPGLKHWVDVRGYGDLPLMERLMTDFGLHPLQMEDVLGDYQRAKVEVFDDNRLFLVSRMTEFTADLTVHDDQLSIFTGPNYVLSFQDDYDDCLEVLRTRIRANFSQLRRKSSGYLAYALTDVVLDHYYPTMAAIGDYIEELELSIFNERRERRLLNRILRIKKDVVRFRRLVYPERDKMSEILRLPDEVVPEELKVFYRDAYDHAIQALDLAESYRDNISSLADLFLSDQSNRMNEVMKVLTIISSIFIPLSFVVGLYGMNFQHDDGHGHLMPLNMPELYSPMGYPVLLVVLTLIVLGQLYYFWRKGWLSSD; this is translated from the coding sequence ATGGCCCGCACCGCCCCCGGCCCGGCGGCCCCCAGCCGGGAGGCCCGGCGCCAGGCCCTGTACCAGAACGTGGGCCAGCACCCCGGTACGCTGCACGTGCCGCCCGAGTCCCTTAAGCCGCGCCTCTTTCTGATGTCGTACGACGAGAGCGTGCACGAAGAAGCCGAATATACCGACCGCTACGATGAGCTGCTGCACTACCTGAGCGGGCAGCCCGGGCTGAAGCACTGGGTTGACGTGCGCGGCTACGGCGACCTGCCGCTGATGGAGCGCCTCATGACGGATTTTGGCCTGCACCCCCTGCAAATGGAGGATGTGCTCGGCGATTATCAGCGGGCCAAGGTGGAGGTGTTCGACGATAATCGCCTTTTTCTGGTATCGCGCATGACTGAGTTTACGGCCGACCTGACGGTGCACGACGACCAGCTCTCCATCTTTACCGGGCCAAACTACGTGCTTTCGTTTCAGGACGATTACGACGACTGCCTGGAAGTGCTGCGCACCCGCATCCGGGCCAATTTCAGCCAGCTGCGGCGTAAGTCCAGCGGCTACCTGGCCTACGCGCTCACCGATGTAGTGCTCGACCACTACTACCCTACTATGGCGGCCATTGGTGATTATATTGAGGAGCTGGAGCTGAGCATTTTCAACGAGCGGCGCGAGCGGCGCCTGCTCAACCGGATTCTGCGCATCAAGAAAGATGTAGTGCGCTTTCGCCGCCTCGTGTATCCCGAGCGCGATAAAATGTCGGAGATTCTGCGCCTGCCCGATGAAGTAGTACCCGAAGAGCTCAAGGTATTTTACCGCGATGCCTACGACCACGCCATTCAGGCCCTGGACCTGGCCGAGAGCTACCGCGACAACATCTCCTCGCTGGCCGACCTCTTCCTCTCCGACCAGAGCAACCGCATGAATGAGGTAATGAAGGTGCTGACCATCATCAGCTCCATCTTTATTCCGCTCAGCTTTGTGGTGGGCCTCTACGGCATGAACTTTCAGCACGACGATGGCCACGGCCACCTGATGCCCCTGAATATGCCCGAGCTGTATTCGCCCATGGGCTACCCTGTTCTGCTGGTGGTACTTACGCTGATTGTGCTGGGGCAGCTTTATTACTTTTGGCGCAAGGGCTGGCTGAGCAGCGACTAG
- a CDS encoding MATE family efflux transporter, translating to MATSVRAIWQGFVRGSLGTGAAVAARAVGALVLNKLVALYGGAGGLTQLAQFQNLMALFGALPTDGVQVGATARLAPLRPGSGRYRAWLGAALFLTTVVGLAAGAVLLATGGPRWSVGPVGLFTGAMLLVMGQALLSTALLAAGRRGAYVAQSVALSLLGTAAAAGALAAGWSLPRVLLAYVVGQALTLPLALGAARRAGLLQGLGLRWPSSSAQRGLLRFVLMAAGALLFGRAVDYAVRAWLMAHFAPAQTDLWQAVAKLSDNYTLVVTALLSTVFYPRLAALVAQPAQARRYLGAVLGLLATSLAAGLGAIYIFRDILLSLLFAPRLLAARDLLAPQLLGDWAKFLSWVFLYQLLARARTWPYLAVQAASAALYVALLAGLLPRFGLHGLVLAHAARYGVLVVACGAWYIWK from the coding sequence ATGGCTACCTCTGTTCGCGCTATCTGGCAAGGCTTCGTGCGTGGTTCGCTGGGTACGGGCGCAGCCGTGGCTGCGCGGGCCGTCGGCGCCCTGGTACTTAATAAGCTGGTGGCTTTGTACGGAGGAGCCGGCGGCCTCACTCAGCTCGCCCAGTTTCAAAACCTGATGGCCTTATTTGGAGCCCTACCCACCGACGGGGTGCAGGTGGGGGCCACGGCCCGGCTCGCTCCGCTGCGGCCCGGCTCGGGGCGCTACCGGGCCTGGCTGGGAGCTGCCCTGTTCCTGACGACGGTAGTTGGCCTGGCCGCCGGAGCGGTGCTGCTGGCTACTGGTGGCCCGCGGTGGTCAGTCGGCCCCGTCGGGTTATTTACCGGGGCAATGCTGCTGGTGATGGGGCAGGCGCTGCTAAGCACCGCCTTATTGGCTGCGGGCCGCCGCGGGGCCTACGTGGCCCAGTCCGTAGCGTTAAGCTTGCTTGGTACGGCGGCAGCCGCCGGAGCGCTGGCTGCTGGCTGGTCGTTGCCGCGTGTGCTGCTGGCTTATGTGGTCGGGCAGGCGCTGACTTTGCCGCTGGCCCTGGGAGCAGCCAGGCGGGCCGGATTGCTACAGGGCCTGGGCTTGCGGTGGCCCAGTTCGAGCGCCCAACGGGGCCTGCTGCGGTTTGTGCTGATGGCGGCCGGGGCGCTGCTGTTTGGCCGGGCCGTTGATTACGCCGTGCGCGCCTGGCTGATGGCTCACTTTGCGCCTGCCCAAACCGACCTGTGGCAGGCCGTTGCGAAGCTGTCCGACAACTACACGCTGGTGGTCACGGCGCTGCTTAGTACGGTATTTTATCCCCGGTTAGCGGCGCTGGTGGCTCAGCCGGCGCAGGCCCGCCGCTACCTGGGGGCAGTGCTGGGCCTGCTAGCCACCAGCCTGGCCGCCGGACTCGGGGCAATATACATTTTTCGGGATATACTGCTGTCGTTGTTGTTTGCCCCTCGTCTGCTGGCTGCCCGCGACCTGCTGGCCCCCCAGCTGCTTGGCGATTGGGCCAAGTTTTTAAGCTGGGTATTTCTATATCAGCTGCTGGCGCGTGCCCGCACCTGGCCTTACCTGGCTGTGCAGGCTGCCTCGGCGGCGCTCTACGTGGCGCTGCTGGCAGGCCTGCTCCCCAGGTTTGGGCTGCACGGGCTGGTGCTGGCCCATGCCGCCCGCTACGGAGTGCTCGTGGTGGCTTGCGGAGCTTGGTACATTTGGAAATAA
- a CDS encoding glycosyltransferase family 2 protein — MASAQPLVTVVALCHNHAPYLREALDSVLAQDYAALEVWLVDNGSTDGSPAILQEYAQHNPAWHLLLLPENLGNCRAFNQAFFQSQGEFVVDFATDDVLLPQRLSQQVALFRQLPPDYGLVYSNCELIGEAGEVLGLHHRPAGAGRLNPHPASGWVFTDVLTRYFISTPTMLMRRATLLALGGYDETLSYEDFDFWVRASRDWRFQYQDAVTTRKRRHPRSMSAQITRAHDPYLASTLRVCEKALALCRTPAELRALARRVRYELGHAGRRRQWAAAGQALRLLMNIIGRVVGLRGQA; from the coding sequence ATGGCTTCCGCTCAGCCGCTCGTAACGGTTGTCGCCTTGTGCCACAACCATGCGCCCTACCTGCGCGAAGCCCTTGATTCGGTGCTGGCTCAGGACTACGCGGCGCTGGAGGTCTGGCTGGTAGATAATGGCAGCACCGATGGCAGCCCAGCCATTCTGCAGGAATATGCGCAGCATAACCCCGCCTGGCACTTGCTGCTGCTGCCCGAAAACCTGGGCAACTGCCGCGCCTTCAACCAGGCTTTCTTTCAAAGCCAGGGCGAGTTTGTGGTCGACTTTGCGACCGATGACGTGCTGCTGCCCCAGCGCCTGAGCCAGCAGGTGGCCCTGTTTCGGCAGCTGCCCCCCGATTATGGCCTGGTGTATTCCAACTGTGAGCTTATCGGCGAAGCCGGCGAGGTACTGGGGTTGCACCACCGGCCGGCCGGAGCCGGGCGCCTGAACCCGCACCCCGCGAGCGGCTGGGTTTTTACGGACGTGCTGACGCGCTATTTTATCAGTACCCCTACTATGCTCATGCGCCGGGCTACGCTGCTGGCTTTGGGGGGCTACGACGAAACCCTGAGCTACGAAGACTTCGACTTCTGGGTGCGAGCCAGCCGCGACTGGCGCTTTCAGTACCAGGATGCCGTAACGACCCGCAAGCGCCGACACCCGCGCAGCATGAGCGCCCAGATAACCCGCGCCCACGACCCTTACCTGGCCTCCACGCTGCGGGTGTGCGAGAAGGCGCTGGCGCTGTGCCGCACGCCGGCCGAGCTACGCGCGCTGGCCCGGCGGGTGCGCTACGAGCTGGGCCACGCGGGGCGCCGCCGGCAGTGGGCCGCGGCTGGCCAGGCCCTTCGGCTACTCATGAATATAATCGGCCGGGTCGTAGGGCTGCGAGGCCAGGCATAG
- a CDS encoding sugar 3,4-ketoisomerase, translating to MTLPYLLTLPSHGAADSGRLTVAEDGQLPFAVKRTYWITEVPAGRVRGRHAHHTLEQLLVAVHGRIDLVMQAEGEEPLRFCLSQPTQALYLPPHCWPEIHFGPGAVLLCLASQPYDPADYIHE from the coding sequence ATGACGCTTCCTTACCTGCTAACCCTTCCCAGTCACGGCGCAGCCGACAGCGGCCGGCTCACCGTAGCTGAAGACGGCCAGCTTCCTTTTGCCGTGAAGCGCACCTACTGGATAACGGAGGTACCCGCCGGCCGGGTGCGGGGCCGCCACGCGCACCACACCCTCGAGCAATTATTAGTGGCCGTACACGGGCGCATTGACCTCGTGATGCAGGCCGAAGGCGAAGAGCCACTGCGCTTCTGCCTCAGCCAGCCCACCCAGGCCCTTTACCTGCCGCCGCACTGCTGGCCCGAAATCCACTTTGGGCCGGGGGCGGTGCTGCTATGCCTGGCCTCGCAGCCCTACGACCCGGCCGATTATATTCATGAGTAG
- a CDS encoding thiol-disulfide oxidoreductase DCC family protein — MATILFDGVCNLCNGFVQFVIRHDPQGRFRFAALQSAAGQALLAAHGVAASALTSPESVILVEDNQVYSHSAAVLRIAGQLGWPWRLAGAGWLLPGAWRDGLYRYVARHRYRWFGRQESCLLPTPALKQRFL; from the coding sequence ATGGCTACTATTCTTTTCGACGGCGTCTGCAACCTGTGCAACGGCTTTGTGCAGTTCGTTATTCGCCACGACCCGCAGGGCCGCTTCCGCTTTGCCGCCCTGCAAAGCGCCGCTGGCCAGGCCCTGCTGGCCGCGCATGGTGTGGCCGCCAGCGCCCTGACCAGCCCCGAGTCGGTTATCCTGGTAGAAGATAATCAGGTCTACTCACACTCGGCGGCGGTGCTGCGCATTGCCGGGCAGCTGGGATGGCCCTGGCGGCTGGCGGGTGCAGGCTGGCTGCTGCCCGGCGCCTGGCGCGACGGCCTGTACCGCTACGTAGCGCGCCACCGCTACCGCTGGTTTGGCCGCCAGGAAAGCTGCCTGCTCCCGACGCCCGCCTTAAAACAGCGGTTTTTGTAG